The sequence below is a genomic window from Micromonospora aurantiaca ATCC 27029.
GCGGCGGTGGTGGACGCGGTCGCCCGCGGCGCGCTCGGGCACCCGATGGGTCCGCTGCAACTGCTCGACTTCACCGGGCTGCACACCCACCTGGCCTCCTCGGAGACCGCGCTGCGCGAGTTCGGCGACCCCCGCTACCGGCCCATCCCCCAGGTGCGTGGCCTGGTCCGGGCCGGCCTGACCGGCAAGGCCGCCGGCCGCGGCTTCTACGACTACGCCACCGAGGCGCCGCGCGACGCCAACGCCCGGGTGGTCCGGCGGCCCGGGCCGCCGAACGGTCCGGCGGCCCGCGTGGTGAGCCTCGGCGCGCCGACCCCGCAGCGGGTGGCGGAGCTGGCACGGCTGGCGGCCCGGCAGAACGTGGTGCTGGACAGCTCCGACGCCGGCTGGGCCGAGGTGCTGCCCGCCGACGTCGGCTGGATCCGGCTGCACCGGCGCGCCGACGACGCCGTGTTCGCCGAGGTGGTCGAGGACCCGGTCGCGGGCGTCGCCGTCCCCGGCTTCGTCGACCGGCTGCTGGATCACCTCGGCGCGTCGTCGGTGCGGGTGCCGGCGCTGCCCGGCCTGGTCGGCGACCGGCTCGCCCACTGCCTGGTGAACGAGGCGGCCACTGTGGTCGAGGAGGGCACCGCCACCGCCGACGACGTGGACGTGGCGTTGCGCCTGGCGATGAACCATCCGCGCGGCCCGTTCGAGACGCTGCGGGCCGCCGGGGCGGGGACCGTGTACGAGGCCCTGCGGTCGATGGCCGACGCGTTCGGCGACCCCCGCTACCGGCCGGCGCAACTGCTGCGGCGGCAGGCGATCGGTGAGGCGAGGGCCGCCCGGTGACGCGGGGGGACGACACCGGCGTGGCCGTGCTGCGCGCGGGTGTGCTCACCGGGCGGCGCGCGGTGGTCACCGGCGCCGGCAGCGGCATCGGCCGGGCGGTCGCGATACGCCTGGCCGAGCTGGGCGCCCAC
It includes:
- a CDS encoding 3-hydroxyacyl-CoA dehydrogenase NAD-binding domain-containing protein, which produces MIAVVVGLGPMGRGIAQVLAGAGHTVRVVDATAELGRAGLERIRADGATGDLGAAADVETALAGADVLIEAIVEDMAAKRDLLARVAAAGGPDLLVASNTSSLSVNEMGRAFGAPERLLGLHFFNPPTRMRLVEVIVGAATGEATVRRALALVESLGKTAVVCRDSPNFIVNRVCRPLYYEAQLLLAQGVEAAVVDAVARGALGHPMGPLQLLDFTGLHTHLASSETALREFGDPRYRPIPQVRGLVRAGLTGKAAGRGFYDYATEAPRDANARVVRRPGPPNGPAARVVSLGAPTPQRVAELARLAARQNVVLDSSDAGWAEVLPADVGWIRLHRRADDAVFAEVVEDPVAGVAVPGFVDRLLDHLGASSVRVPALPGLVGDRLAHCLVNEAATVVEEGTATADDVDVALRLAMNHPRGPFETLRAAGAGTVYEALRSMADAFGDPRYRPAQLLRRQAIGEARAAR